AGTGCTGAGGGAGAAGAAGCTCGTTTAAAGCTTCTTCAGTTCCACCTTTATCTCTTCTTCGAGTTCTATCACGGCGTAATACTTCCTGAAGAGCGGGCCGGGGTTTACCACGAGGGTTTCTCCGATCCGGTCGATTCCCCTCCCCTCGTGTATGTGGCCGCAGACGACGACCGGGGGAGCTTCCCTCTCGATGAACTCCCTCAACGCCCTGCTGCCAACGTGATGACCAAAGTGAACCCGGTCAGCCACCGTCCCATGGGGCGGGACGTGGGAGAGGATTATGTCCCCTTCACGGTAGTTCCGCTCGAGTATTCTCAGAATCTCGTCCTCCGTCAGCTCCCATATCGTGTGGAATGGCGTGATGTTTGAACCGCCGATTCCAACGATGCCAACTCCACCGACCTCAACCCGCCTGTTGTGGGCGTTTATCCCGAGTCCGCTCAAAAGTTCCGGAACGTCCCTGCCATCGCAGTTTCCGTGAACGGCAAACACCGGAATATCAAGCTCCAAAAGGGGTTTGAGAACCTCTACAGCTTTGTCTGCACCGCTGAAATGGGTTAAATCCCCCGCCACAAGGAGTGCATCAAATTCTTCACCCCTTAGAACCCCTGCAAGCTGTTGGGACCTCTTAGAGTTTTCATGGATGTCCGTTACCGCGACGAACCTCATGGAACCACACCCCCTCAGGTGAAGACTCCCATTTCCTCGGCCATCTTCAAAAGCCTCTCAGCCCTCTCGTCTGTGGGGGGATGTGTAGAGACCATGCGGGCCAGATTTCCCCTAAACGGGTTCACGATGAAAAGTCCGGACGTTGCCAGATTGCCTCCCTTCATCGGGCGGAAAGATATTGCCTTGTCGAGTTTCAGCAGGGCGCTGGCGAGAGCGAGGGGTTTGCCGCTTATCCTGGCACCGTGCTCGTCGGCCAGATACTCCCTAGAGGGACTCAGACCTATGTGCAGAAAGCCTCCAGCTACAGGGGCAAGTATCCCAATCAGAAAACCGTTGTTCGGGTCTTCTCCCTTTCCTCCCTGGAACGCAAAGCTGAACAGCCTGCCAAGGACATAGGCAACACTGAGTATGAAACCTGATATCATGGAAACAACGGTCTGAATTGCGATATCCCCGTTCATTATATGGGCTATCTCATGGGCAAGAACTCCCTCTATTTCCTCAGAATCAAGGGCCCTGAGCAGTCCATATGTGAGAACTATGGTCGTGCTTCCGGAACCTCTGCCCGTTGAGAACAGATTGGGTGTGCCAATTGGGGCTAGGGCCAGTCTGGGAACAGGAACCCCCGCACTGGACGAAAGCTTTCTCAGGACAGCGTAGAGGTATGGATAATCGCTCTCGGCAACAGGTCTAGCCCGATACCATTTCATTAAAAATCTGTCACCATACCAGTAAATTAGCCAGTCGGCGATTATAATGAGAAAAAGCACAGCAATTAGACCGGAGATACCCCCGAGAAGGTACCCCAGTATTGCGGGGACAAGAGCTGCGAGAAGTATCACAAGCACCAGTCTGAGCCATTTAATGGCTCCCATATTTAATCACCCCCGAGCATTAGGTACTGGAGGACATCATCGTATGCTCCGGTCCAGTCGACAATCCCGACTCTTTTTTTCATTCCCTTCTCAAGAAGTCCCAGGATCTCGTTAACTATCTCCTCGGGAGTTTTACCGGTGGTGTCAACCTCCAAGACATTCTCATTCTCCTCCAGTGCCTCAACGAGAATTACATCTATGAGCTCAGCTTCAACGTTTTCAGCGAGCTTTTGACGGGAGTACCTCCGGGATTTGAGTCTTTCAGCCACTACTTTCGGATGGAGGCGGAGAACCACGACAACATCGGCCGGGACGAGATGACTGAGATGACCATCAATGACAACGTTCTTACCGGAGAACTCGGCCCTGACTTCACGGGCCAGTGCATCTACGTCTATCTCAATCTCCTCCCCAACAGGCTCGCCTATGCCCTTCATGAGGGCAAAATCCTTCACACTCACGTATTCGTAACCGAGCCTCTCACTTAGGAGCTTTGAAACGGTGGTTTTACCGACTCCGGGAGTACCACTCACGGCGATTATCATCGATTTACCCCCGAGAACTCACCTTATTTTGTTGCCTGGAGTTTATATGCTTGTTCCTCGTTAATCGTCGAATGCATATGTAGCATTTGGCGAAAACCTTTTAAGGACTATAGTTTCTATATAGACCCGGTGGTTCGTCATGGAGAGGCTCAAATTACTCCAGAAGAGGCTGCATGTTGTTAAGAAGCAGAAGGAGCTCCTCATGCTTGAGGAGGCAAAGCTCATAAGGGTCGCCCGCCAGAAAAAGGCCTCCATGAGGGAGCTTGCAAAGGTGAAAAAGGAGAAGATTGCATTAATGGCAGAGGAAGCAAAGCTCGTAAGGGTTCTCAAACAGAACGGCTACCCCGCCATTTGATCCTTCCACAATTTTGGCCCACATAGGATAAAAGAAGGAGCAAGCTCAGAAGACGCTGAGCTTGTCATCGAGTATCATCTTCTGGATCTTGGTTATGTCGGCGAGCCATGCGTCCGCTATCTCGTAGGCCGGCTTCTGTATGGTCTCAATGCTGTAGCCCTTCTTCGGAATGACTTGGACGCTGGCAACAAGCGGCTCGTCGATGGGCTTGCCTATCTGGCTGAGTATCCTGACGTAGACCTCTTCCACTCCTTCAATCTGCTCTGCAATGTCGTTGGCGATGAGCATCGAGAGGAGGTTGTATATCTTTCCGACGTGGCTGACAGGGTTCTTACCGGCGGCCGCCTCCATGCTCATGTGCCTGTTCGGGGTGATGAGCCCGTTGACGCGGTTGCCCCTTCCAACGGAACCGTCATCGCCGGCCTCGGCGCTGGTTCCGGTGACGGTTATGTAGTAGATACCCCTCTCCGGGTCGTCGGCGGTGTTGACGTAGATGTTGACCTTCCTCTCGGTGTGCTGCTCGGCAACTCCCCTAGCCGCCTCGTAGATAGCCTCCTTAACGGCCATGTAGTCGTCAGGGGTCTGAACCTCGCTGTCAACTATGGCGGCGGCGATGGTAACCTCTATCTCGTCGCCCTTCCTGAGGCCCATGACCTTGATGTCCTCACCGACGGCGGGGTGCTTCCTCTTGAACTCGTCGCTGTTGAGCAGTCTCTCGGTCTCAAGGACTATCCTCTCAGTCTCGCTGAGGGGGGCGTAGCCAACTCCAAAGGAGGTGTCGTTGGCGAGCGGAATCGGGTTCTCCTTGGCCTTGTTAAAGACACCAACGAGGTCAACGCTTCCCTGGCCGATGCGGGAGTCGATGACGACGTGGTTCTCAAGGTCAAGGTGCCTGACGGCCTTCCTGAGGTACTCGCGTGCTGCTTTGATTGCAACCTCATGAACTGGGAAGAGCTCGCGGTCAACTATCTCAACCGCCCTACCCGAGAGAAGTATGTAAATCGGCTTGATGACCTCACCGCCGCCGAAGCGCGGGTAGGCCTTACCGCCGACGACCTCGACCTGGTCGGTGTTGTGGTGCAGGATTATGCCGTATCTCTTTATGTACTCCCTGCTCAGGGCCCTGCTGACGGCCTCGGCTATACCATCTGCAATGCTGTCCGGGTGCCCGATACCTTTCCTCTCAACGAGCTCAACCTTCTGCATCTCGACAGGAGTCCTTACGAGCTCCTCAACCACTATGTTCCTAACCTTCTCAGCCATGATCGTCACCCCTTTTCTGATTTGCATGGACGGGTCTGTTCATCTACTTATATAATTTTCGGCATGAATTTGAAACGTCAATATTCCTGGTAGTTATTAAATTCGAAATCCTTAAAATTTCCTCCGAAAATCTTCCATGACGGAAGCATCCGACGACGCCCGGTGGCCCGGGCCCGGGAGCCGGCTTAAGGCCAGCTGTGAGCGGGTGCGACGATGCCGGGCGGACAGGGCCCGCCCTCCGGACTGCCTGAGGATGGCGGTGCCTTCGATGATGGCGGGGGATCGGCCGGGCCCACACTTTTTAAGCTTTCAGCACAACTTTTCTCGGTGGGAGCATGGGATTGAATGAAATTATACGTGAAATACGTGAGGTTCTCGACGAAAAGGACGCGCTTAGGGAAGAGGCGCTGAGGCTCACCCGCGAAATTGTAAGACTCAGTGGGGACGCCATAAAGGCCCTTCACAGGGGCGAGATGGGGAAAGCGGAGGAAAGACTGAAACTGGCCCGTGGAAAGGTGGAGGAGCTCAGGGAAAAGCTCAGGGGGCACCCTGACCTATACCACAGCGGTTACGTCCAGAACGCCCACCAGGAGTTCGTGGAGGCGACCCTGTTCCTTGCGTATAGAACGGGAAGAAAGTTCCCATCGCCCCGGGAACTCGGAGTACCCCACGCCGATTATGCACTCGGGATAGGGGACTTTATAGGTGAGCTGAGAAGGCACTTTCTTCTCCTGCTGCTCGACGGAAACCTGGAGGAAGCTGAGAAGACCTACCGCTTCATGGAGGAGGTCTATGAAGATCTCATGGCCCTTGAGTATCCCAAGGGACTTGTCAACGTGCGTCAGAAGCAGGATCAGGCAAGACACATACTGGAGAGAACCCTTGAAGACCTGACGAGGGCAAAGCTGAGCAGAACGCTGGAGGAGAAGCTTGAGGCAGTGGCAAATGATAGCAAATAATTACCCAATTACATAATTAGGTGATTATGTGATTAATGAAATGGATAAAAAGCTCGGGAAAATTGGAGAGCTCCAGCGGAAGCTTGCCCGGAGGATAGTGGAGAGACCGGTTGAGGTGGATAGCGTAAGAACCGTCGGGGCAGTCGATGTTTCTTACGGCAATACTGTCAGAGCGGCCTTTGTCCTCTGCTCCTTTCCGGACTGCAGAATCCTGAAAACCAGGGTAATCGAGACGGAGGTTGCCTTTCCCTACATCTCAACATTCTTTTTCCTCAGGGAGACGCGGCCGGTTCTCCTCGCGGTGAGGGGAGAGAAGTTCGATGTACTGCTTGTGGAGGGGCACGGGAGAGCGCATCCCCGGGGCTACGGCCTCGCTTCCCACATCGGCCTGTTGCTCGGAAAACCAACGATTGGCGTCGCCAAGAAGCCCCTGAAGGGAGTCGCGGAGGGGCAATTCATAAAGGTGGGAAAAGCTTATGTAAGCGTCGGGCATTTAATCGATTTAGAGTCTGCGGTGAGAATCGTCGCGTCTTTGCTTGAGGACGGCTATCCCATGCCGTTGAAGCTCGCTGACAGGCTGTCAAAGAGGGGAATGCTATGAAAAGAATTCAAATGCTTATACTGCTCGCCCGGAAAGGCGCGCTTGGCAAGAAGATAAAGATAACCCTGAGAGAGCTCGCCAACGAGCTGGGAATCTCCCCACAGTCGGTTCTCCGGCTCCTTGAAGAGATGGAAGAGGAGGGGCTAATAGAAAAGGACGTGCTCGGGAGAAAGACCTACGTTGAAATAAGTACCGAAGGACTGGCATTTCTAGAAAGCCTCTGCGATGCCATCTCCGAGGCCCTCTACAACGGCATAATAATCGGTGAGGTCATATCCGGAATCGGAGAGGGGGCATACTACGTCAGACAGTATTCTCACCTGATAAGGGAGTATCTTGGCTTCGATCCGTATCCTGGAACATTAAACATCCGTGTGCTGTTTCCAAAGACTGTCTTTGATGCGTTCTGTGGCGTTAGGCCTGTAATTCTGCCCGGATTCTCAAAGGAGGGGCGGACATTTGGCGATGTTAAAGCCTACCGCGTCCAGATAGGTGATGTTGAGGGAGCAATAGTCATACCCTCCCGAACAGTTCACCCACCGAAAATAGCTGAGATAGTTGCCCCTGTGTACCTCAGGGAGAAGCTGGGGCTCAAGGACGGGAGCAGAGTAACCGTTAAGGTTGTGAGAGGATGAACTGGCGTTCGGTACTTACCTGGGCCGGCATCGGTGCCTTCATAGGATTCGCCATAGCCGTCGGGATGTACTCTCCGATGAAGAACGAGAACTTTGTGTATTTAATATACATAGGAATGCTGGCTGGAGCGCTTTTGGGGATGAGGTATCCAACGGACACACGGGCATCTGCATACGCCTTCCCCCTGGGATTTGCGGCAACGACCCTTCTCGCGGGCCTCTGGATGGTCAAGGCGGTTGGCTCCAGCGATGTGTACGCGTTCCTTGCCGTTGTCGTGGCGGTCATGATACTCATTGGCGCCAACGGCTTTCTCGACATGTTTCTGGTGCCGCTAACGTACTTTGGAGGCTTTACGGTCGCAATGCTGACGTTCAAGGGCTACCAACCCCTGCAGGGCTCGGAAGGTGCAGTCGTCGGCCTCTTCACTGTGGGTGTCATGGGGGCAATACTGGCCTTTTTCGGGGTCTTTGGGAGATGGGCGTTCACCATGGCCAAAAACATCCCGAGGAGGTAACGTTTAAATATGTCCACCAACAACCTAGTCCGGTGATTAAAATGGTGATGCGTCTCTCAAGGCTCTATGGGAAGCAGATATACAACACCAAGGGTTATTACATCGGCTACGTCGATGAGATTCTAATCGAAATAGACAGAGGGCGGGCAAGGGTACTCGCTTTGGGCCTCCCCGGGGAGAAGGTAGGTGTCCCCTACGACAGGGTTACCGCGATAGGAGACATAATACTGGTGAAAGCAAAGGAGGAGTGAGTCAGCCTTCTTTAACTTTTAATGCCTCCAGGAACTTCTCCGTTATCGCCTCTTCTGCCAGCCTCAGCAGTGAGCTCTTGTCTCTGGCGAGCTTGAAGATCCCCAGCGGGATCCTCGCACCCCCAGACTGTGCGTGACCGCCGCCACTACCTATGTCACCAAAGGCCTCCTTCAGAACCTTCCCAATATTGACCCTGACATCGCGGGTTCTGGCGGAAATCTCTATCCTGTCATCAACGATGCCGAAGACGAAGACAGTGGTTATTCCCTCAAGGCGGAGAAGGAAGTCAGCCGATTCTGCTATCGCGTCGCGGTTCGTTATGAATCCAACGTTGCTGACAACAACGTTCTTGTAGATGCGGCGGTTCATTATGGCCTTGGCAAGAATCTCAGCGGTTTCTGTGCTTATGTCAGGGTGCTCTATCTTGTCGAGGAGCTCGTAGTCGACCTTTCCGGCAAGGAACTCTATGGCCCTCAGGTCTGTGTGGCCCAGCTTGGAGAACTTCTTGGTGTCTATGTAGATACCGTAGAAGAGCGCCGTTCCAAGGACGGGCGTGATCGAAATGTTAAGGGTCCGGAGATACTCCGCCAGTATCGCTGATGAAGAGTTTACCTCCGGCCTTATGTCAAGGAAAGCATCGTCCGGAAGGAGATCCTGGAGATGCTGGAGTATCTGGTGATGGTCGATCAATATCTTTATCTTTTCGTAGTCATTGGCCTCCAATACCGTCAGGTTTCCGTTGGGCTGACAGTCCACGAGGGCTATGAATGGATAGCGCTTGAGCTCATAGGAGCCGCGGGAAATCTTTCTTATGTCAACCCCAAGCAGGTTAACAAACGCTCTGTTTTCGTGGTGGGTTATTTCGCCTCCGTACACTATATGGGTC
This window of the Thermococcus thermotolerans genome carries:
- a CDS encoding metallophosphoesterase, giving the protein MRFVAVTDIHENSKRSQQLAGVLRGEEFDALLVAGDLTHFSGADKAVEVLKPLLELDIPVFAVHGNCDGRDVPELLSGLGINAHNRRVEVGGVGIVGIGGSNITPFHTIWELTEDEILRILERNYREGDIILSHVPPHGTVADRVHFGHHVGSRALREFIEREAPPVVVCGHIHEGRGIDRIGETLVVNPGPLFRKYYAVIELEEEIKVELKKL
- a CDS encoding M48 family metalloprotease, coding for MGAIKWLRLVLVILLAALVPAILGYLLGGISGLIAVLFLIIIADWLIYWYGDRFLMKWYRARPVAESDYPYLYAVLRKLSSSAGVPVPRLALAPIGTPNLFSTGRGSGSTTIVLTYGLLRALDSEEIEGVLAHEIAHIMNGDIAIQTVVSMISGFILSVAYVLGRLFSFAFQGGKGEDPNNGFLIGILAPVAGGFLHIGLSPSREYLADEHGARISGKPLALASALLKLDKAISFRPMKGGNLATSGLFIVNPFRGNLARMVSTHPPTDERAERLLKMAEEMGVFT
- a CDS encoding adenylate kinase family protein, whose product is MIIAVSGTPGVGKTTVSKLLSERLGYEYVSVKDFALMKGIGEPVGEEIEIDVDALAREVRAEFSGKNVVIDGHLSHLVPADVVVVLRLHPKVVAERLKSRRYSRQKLAENVEAELIDVILVEALEENENVLEVDTTGKTPEEIVNEILGLLEKGMKKRVGIVDWTGAYDDVLQYLMLGGD
- a CDS encoding methionine adenosyltransferase, giving the protein MAEKVRNIVVEELVRTPVEMQKVELVERKGIGHPDSIADGIAEAVSRALSREYIKRYGIILHHNTDQVEVVGGKAYPRFGGGEVIKPIYILLSGRAVEIVDRELFPVHEVAIKAAREYLRKAVRHLDLENHVVIDSRIGQGSVDLVGVFNKAKENPIPLANDTSFGVGYAPLSETERIVLETERLLNSDEFKRKHPAVGEDIKVMGLRKGDEIEVTIAAAIVDSEVQTPDDYMAVKEAIYEAARGVAEQHTERKVNIYVNTADDPERGIYYITVTGTSAEAGDDGSVGRGNRVNGLITPNRHMSMEAAAGKNPVSHVGKIYNLLSMLIANDIAEQIEGVEEVYVRILSQIGKPIDEPLVASVQVIPKKGYSIETIQKPAYEIADAWLADITKIQKMILDDKLSVF
- a CDS encoding translin family protein, whose translation is MGLNEIIREIREVLDEKDALREEALRLTREIVRLSGDAIKALHRGEMGKAEERLKLARGKVEELREKLRGHPDLYHSGYVQNAHQEFVEATLFLAYRTGRKFPSPRELGVPHADYALGIGDFIGELRRHFLLLLLDGNLEEAEKTYRFMEEVYEDLMALEYPKGLVNVRQKQDQARHILERTLEDLTRAKLSRTLEEKLEAVANDSK
- a CDS encoding endonuclease V, which codes for MDKKLGKIGELQRKLARRIVERPVEVDSVRTVGAVDVSYGNTVRAAFVLCSFPDCRILKTRVIETEVAFPYISTFFFLRETRPVLLAVRGEKFDVLLVEGHGRAHPRGYGLASHIGLLLGKPTIGVAKKPLKGVAEGQFIKVGKAYVSVGHLIDLESAVRIVASLLEDGYPMPLKLADRLSKRGML
- a CDS encoding CTP-dependent riboflavin kinase, whose translation is MKRIQMLILLARKGALGKKIKITLRELANELGISPQSVLRLLEEMEEEGLIEKDVLGRKTYVEISTEGLAFLESLCDAISEALYNGIIIGEVISGIGEGAYYVRQYSHLIREYLGFDPYPGTLNIRVLFPKTVFDAFCGVRPVILPGFSKEGRTFGDVKAYRVQIGDVEGAIVIPSRTVHPPKIAEIVAPVYLREKLGLKDGSRVTVKVVRG
- a CDS encoding PRC-barrel domain-containing protein, with translation MVMRLSRLYGKQIYNTKGYYIGYVDEILIEIDRGRARVLALGLPGEKVGVPYDRVTAIGDIILVKAKEE
- a CDS encoding DHH family phosphoesterase; this encodes MRVLILGGGAIGRSIADSLKGEFEIIIIEKDQLRAKALEESGFQVIQGDFSYTATLLKAGIDKAELVIITVMDVDTIKKTVYVIRTNNRDVPILTVIPDEVSLDELVSQINEEFEADVKVDYAISPRSALKDAVVKTVEMLGEKKNANLLVKKLKELKAKSDSLLIVMHDNPDPDSIASATALSVIAQTLGFKTHIVYGGEITHHENRAFVNLLGVDIRKISRGSYELKRYPFIALVDCQPNGNLTVLEANDYEKIKILIDHHQILQHLQDLLPDDAFLDIRPEVNSSSAILAEYLRTLNISITPVLGTALFYGIYIDTKKFSKLGHTDLRAIEFLAGKVDYELLDKIEHPDISTETAEILAKAIMNRRIYKNVVVSNVGFITNRDAIAESADFLLRLEGITTVFVFGIVDDRIEISARTRDVRVNIGKVLKEAFGDIGSGGGHAQSGGARIPLGIFKLARDKSSLLRLAEEAITEKFLEALKVKEG